In Clostridiaceae bacterium, the genomic stretch CCTTCGGCGCGGGAAGGTTAAACGCCGGAACTGCTGCAGTGGTAGCCTTGAGCTGCAGTGGATTTAAAGGATACCAAAATGTAAAGCCTGCCCATGGACTTTACATGGAGGGAAAGGGTCTTTGACCAGAATTCATGGGCTGCACCCGGAGAAGCTCTTGTGGATATGATTTCGGACAGGGGTTCGACTCCCCTCGCCTCCACCACAATTTGTCTGAAAACCCTGTTTTATCAGGGTTTCGGCGTTTTAGAAGATATGACTGCGCATAACATGTAATATGCTCCATGATACCACTTTACTGTACCAAATGGGTGCTCCCACAAGCACATTCGTTCCTTTATCTTGTTGTGTATCTTCTTTTATTCTGAGGACAACTTTCTTCTTTTTATAATCTTTTCTGTCAAGTATATCTTCACGGCTTTCATAGCCCTTGTCTGCCACTACCTCTTAATTAACCACTCATTATTGTTTCATTAATTATTATTTGTTGCAGTATACAAAATTTCCTTGACTTTTCCAAATGACCATGATAGTATGTAGAAAATATTACATAAATATTTTTTTATGAAGAATTTTTTTCACAATCAATCAGGCTTACTACTGTGATTCATATAAGGCATATCATATAATAAACAATGGGAGTTCTTTAAAATGTATGGTAGTTTTTTTCAGAGAATAAAGGAAAAATCATCGGAACTTAAAGGAAAACAGTTTATTTTAGCTGAATATCTTATGGCAAATTATAAAAGAGCCGCCTTCATGAACTCATCCTGTTTAGCAAAGAATGCTAAAGTCAGTGAAGCAACGGTTAACCGTTTTGCAAACACACTGGGGTATACCGGTTTTACACAGATGATTAATGAACTGAGAACCAGTGTACAAAGCGAATTGACGACTCTGGACAGGGTTCAGGAAAAAATAGGGGCAAAATCCCAGAACATTCTGGAAAAAATCATTCAAGAAGAACATAAAAAATTGCTTGATCTTCCGAATTATATAAAGCAAGAGGAAATAGATAAATTTATACAGGATATATACACTGCAAAGAAAATCTTCGTTCTGGGATTTCAAATCTCCTGCAGTCTGGCATGGTATTTTGGATATATGTTGGGTAAAGTTACAGGTAAAGTTCAAGTGATTTCCCAATTAACTGCTGATACACACTCCTTGATAAATATTACAGACAATGAAACCCTTATTATTGCCTTTGCATATCCAAGGTATCCCAATGCACTATTGAATTTGTGCGAATCGTTCGCCCGCAGAGGCGCTGTGATTGTTTCCGTGACAGACAGCTTGCTTTCTCCTGTTATAAAATATTCCAAACAAACCTTCCAGATACCTGTCAACTGTATTTCAACAGTCGATCAATTGGGGCCGGTATTGGTTTTTATCCAGGCTGTGGTTCTGGAATACAATTCTAAATTTGAAGAAAATGCCAAGGATAATCTTGCTTCTTTTGAAGAATATACAGAAACACATAAAATCTTTTACAAAATTTAGAAATGGGAAGTGAAATATTATGAATGTATCCATGTCAGAAAAAATCCACAGCAAGGCGGTTGTTATTGACTCTTTGGCGTTTCCTTATATTCTGGAGGATCAGTATTTTGCAAATGTAAAAAAGGGCGGTGTTGATGCGGCGGTTATTACTGCGGCGATCTCCAATGGTTTTAAGGATACGGTGTTGCAAATCAGCAAAATATTGAAGCGTATCGCTGAAAGGAAGGATTTTTTCTGCCTTGCCACTTCAGCAGAAGAAATCCTTGAAGCAAAAATCAGGAATAAATTTGCCGTGATTTTAGGCTTTCAGGATATTGCTCCTTTAGAAGGGGACCTAACGTTGATAGATACATACCGGAGTCTGGGAGTCAGAATTATGCAGCTAACATATACTGGTGGAAACATGGCTGGAGATGGCTGCGGAGAGAGAACTGACTGTGGCTTGCGTTACTTTGGGCTGGAAGCAATAGAAGAAATGAACAGGCTGGGAATTGTAGTTGATTTATCTCACACAGGAGATGCCACAACTGAAGAAGCCATCAGGTACTCTAAATCACCGGTAATGTTCACTCACAGCAACTGCAGGGCATTATGCGACAATAAAAGGAATAAGACTGATGAACAGATAAAAGCATTAGCCAGTAAGGGCGGGTATATGGGTTTAAC encodes the following:
- a CDS encoding MurR/RpiR family transcriptional regulator — encoded protein: MYGSFFQRIKEKSSELKGKQFILAEYLMANYKRAAFMNSSCLAKNAKVSEATVNRFANTLGYTGFTQMINELRTSVQSELTTLDRVQEKIGAKSQNILEKIIQEEHKKLLDLPNYIKQEEIDKFIQDIYTAKKIFVLGFQISCSLAWYFGYMLGKVTGKVQVISQLTADTHSLINITDNETLIIAFAYPRYPNALLNLCESFARRGAVIVSVTDSLLSPVIKYSKQTFQIPVNCISTVDQLGPVLVFIQAVVLEYNSKFEENAKDNLASFEEYTETHKIFYKI
- a CDS encoding membrane dipeptidase, whose product is MNVSMSEKIHSKAVVIDSLAFPYILEDQYFANVKKGGVDAAVITAAISNGFKDTVLQISKILKRIAERKDFFCLATSAEEILEAKIRNKFAVILGFQDIAPLEGDLTLIDTYRSLGVRIMQLTYTGGNMAGDGCGERTDCGLRYFGLEAIEEMNRLGIVVDLSHTGDATTEEAIRYSKSPVMFTHSNCRALCDNKRNKTDEQIKALASKGGYMGLTPHPALVCKGRSPDLDAFLDHVDHIVKLVGVDHVGIGLDYVEGLKEEGKTPESVRLWRTRRPDIFGTVDDFFNVSFTKDIDCIEKLPNFTRGLLTRGYSETDIEKILGGNFLRVFKDITGQ